atatttttgtaatattagatttaacagattacaaagatttatcataaatataaaaatgtttataaaaatattgagaaatgtttacaaaatatatactataaatttatttttttatatttaccataaatattatataaaatatttagtctatattttaataatatataaaataaaattatgatttcttCTCTTGTGAGTACCTTGAGTATTATTCGCAGAGTCTCGTTATTCGTTTGAATCAATGCGTACTTCACCACcggaaatacaattaatattcgattatcgttaagtatatattatataaatgtcattcTGTAATCGTAGTTTCATTGATTACTTTATAAGCATGATAATAACGCATATTGTTTCAATCATTTGtgacatacatgtatataaaaatatttcaaagtttatttttctctgcattaaatagtatattcgttttcattttttaaattttcttttctcgagatgaaacatgtaaatttattcataaattatttgtaaatttaaaaattaaaaattaataattaataaataattaatttttaaattatttttgaatttatatatatatattttttcaaattaaatgcaattaagaTCGCGCATGCGCAAACATCTACGTAGCTTCGATTGTATCGAGAAGTAGTATCGATTGTAGCGATTATTCGATGTTGCGATTCTCGAAGTACTCTTTTCGAATCGCAGTCGTTTCGTGCACGAACGCGTCGTGAATCACTCGCATTTTtcgtgattattatttttcaaaaagtaaATCCCGCGAGTGAAAAGTTATCGAAAGTATCTCATAAATTGTTAGCGgtcgtaataataatcgtgCAACAATCACTACGCGTTGACGTAATGATTTCGATATCGACGATCATTGTTGAAATTATCCTCGGATCATTTCGTCAAAGTAACAATAAAGACGCTCAATTGTAATCAaggtacgtgtatatatatatcatcaatttataaatagcgtcaatattgtttttgtttttattattaattatatattgttatttccaTTATCTTGTACTTTTCTCAGAAAAAGGATggtattaaaatgttttgttcaGCTCTTGCAATAAATGCATGAACATTTtgccaaatttatatatttattcatgatatacataattaaatataaaattatgacaataatGCGGAGAAATTTTCGACACTATAacgacatatatttttcgtatgcTAAAACTTGCAATAATTTGTCTTTGTACATTGGATCTAAAATTTCATCGAGTTTCCTCTCGAGTGTCGGCAcgttgtttttaaaattgcgcACGATATCTTCAAAGGACGATAATGGAGAGAAATCGGTATTTAAACGATAATTTATCCATCTCACAGTGTCCGGTGATAATTGAACTGCtttatcaatgaaatatcGTTGCATTATCAATTTCGTCAAGCTGAAgcataattttgatatcttgACAGGTTCGAAGACATCGTAATTCCTACATTTGTTGAATACCTAATTAAAACATTcacattgtaattttaattatagaatttggGTCTcctcaattataattaataattaacaatgcgTGTTCGCTTACATCCGTTTCGTCCATTTCGTAATCTGCATCACCTAATAACGAAATGCTCCAACAGAATAGAGCGCTAAGCGCTATTTCCGGTTGTTTCTTAGCGactattttgttaaatttctgaaaaaagatCAACAGAGTATTCTCGATGCAGACTAATTCGTTGCATggtttaattttgcaaattaactTGGATGCTTCGTGTCGAACGTCTGCATTATCGTCAACTAGTAATTGTAACAGCATTGTCCACCAATCCAATGTGGGATCTGTAAACATTATCTCTtacattatctttatattaattaatttatagctATGATCAATTCAAACCTACGGCAATGTTCGGAATCGATATTGTCCTTGATAAAaagatcatataatatttcaaaaaccgATGATCTAAGATCTTTATGTAACGAACCAATCCAGCCGCTGTCACAGACTTTTCTATAGATATCTTCTATATGCTCCATTCTAAGTATTACGATCTTAAAATagacatacaaatatatattacaaagatGCCCAAAAAatgtagtaaaaatataaaaataataatcaatctataaaaaaagaaattttaagagatataaaaatgaataaaataattagcaaaCCTTCAATTCCTGAGGTAATGTCACCAAACATTTGGCTAACAatcttaaataacaaatacgtTGAGAGTATACATTGTTCACatcatttaaatacattattctcAGAACTAAGGTACAAATTTTATGTCTATCGGCAAAATGACACACATCTATATCCATTAggcaattatataagaaatcgaaaattgcatcttgcaatttaggattatatttatgaaaatcttCAAACTTGGAAAGTGCATCAATAGCACAAGCACACAAATACATTCTTTGTTGATGAGATTCTTCTATCTTGAGAACTTCAAAGAAAGTAGCCCACGCGATGCTTTGTATCTCTGCCTCTGGCACAATCAAAAGTTGCGAATATATGCTAAGTGCTTCGCTTTGTCCATCGTGCATCGTTTGTAagaatttcgaattttttccgACACAtagtataaatttgattatggatattttgtacatttgttCCCCTGGCCTTTTTCTTAATAgatctttttcaattaaatgctGCCGCAGCCTGTGCAATATATCTTCTATTTTACAGCTTtcaattctgaaaaaatatggaaaattgtattaaaataagtttataatcttaaaagttagatatcgCGAAATGattatcttacatatttttatctatattgtataattcatGAAGAATGTCGATGTATACAGTAGCTATTGGAAAACAACCGAATCCATTGGTTTTTTCTTCCAAACCTTTCAATATCCAACCTGTAGCATTCAAAAAATCTGCAACGTCAGATTTTATCAGCTGAATTGATGGCAATCTTGTTAAGATCTCTAAtatctacaaatttttaatattagaaataatattttaataattctagtttatattctaattattcaattgttctgttttttatatacttgccTGTAGTAAATAACCATGCATTAGATTTGCAGGGATCCTAGTATCTTGTGCTGtacataaaactaaaaataactttttcacAAAAACATAAGCTGTGTTTTCCGTTAATAACGGCACTAGAGCTCTAGCTGCAAGTTCACGTGTTTTATGTACAGGACTTTTAGCGCATTGTGATACCaaattaacaatttcattTATCTAGAAACACACttgttattacattttcatgTTCATCTCTAACAAACAGTAAAAAGattggatttttttataaataccttccaaacaatattttttccgtcggaatgataattaatgtataaacgtgacaataacaataaaattgcttGCACATTTGATTTTATCATGGTATCATTAATTGACACGAAAGTTTGCAATTCATCCAGAATAAAAGGCAAAAGATGAGGATatctttcgaaaaatattctccCTGTCATTTTGTTATCTGTCGTCAAATTAATGTGATCCTTGGTTCTTTGAACACCAAAAATTCGAATTATAAGCGCGCTAAATAATAATGTGGCCGCATTACGTTCctgtatttcaaaataattctctttgtaaattaattattcatatgaataatattaatattttttatacaaaaataattgagcCATTGCTTACCGCCCATGTTTTGCTATCATAGTTTCTAAATGCCACTATCAAACCATCCGCGATATAATTCTTGACCATATCACCAAGTTGAGAATGTCTGAATAAAGCTCTAAGAATATTCATAGAATGAGTTTTTATCTCCGTTACGTCAAAATTAGTTTCCTTATAATTATAGTCATtactattttctattattggTTCCGTTGAATGCtcgtattttgaaaatattgtatttttacatattatgcaCTTTATTTTTTGCCAACTAATTGTGTCTTCGAGCAtcgaaaattgtaataaaattttcataacagAATGAAACGCGGACACATTTGAATTAGCATGGATTTTTGGCTCTGAGGATAACACTgcctattttaaaataaatttgttttaacatttttctctaaagtTTTTGTTTGATAAGATTTcatcctttatttttttcaaacctGTATCATAAACGGTACTCCCGCGCTTCTTCTTGTTGCACATATTTTCGAATACCTTGGCATTAATCCTGTGATACCTATTAAGATATCATACAACCAATGTATAGGGAGTACAGTTAAAGTCGGGTTTTTTAATCGCCATAACCGTGcgcatatttgataaaaaccaACATACACCTGTTCAAACGCTCCTCTGTGTTTCGTTTCGCATAATAACAAAACCAGATGTTTCGTTATATGCTCGATCTGTTAATATATCACTATATTATGCCTCGTTCAATCatgaaaatatgtgtatatatgtgatatatatatatctcacttGTTTGTCCGTTAATAATCCATTTATAGATTCACCAGTTTGTATCGATGCCTTGCTGGCCAACAGCCCAAACAACTGACTGACTTCTTTAACTGTACGCCAAGAACATAGTAATACCATTTGTGGcgttataatttctttctcaggAAATGATgtattgtcattaaaatttaataatttcaagtcCATAGGTAAATGTCCTTCTGGTGAGGAATTATTTACTATCACAGAAACAGTATGATTTAGTTCAAAGcacaataatatgatattgacTATGGTATTTTGCCATAAACTGTCTGTTCCTAAGacactacaaaaaaaaaagaaaaaaaaaatatatcatcaatcaagtttgtaaaaaaattaataatacaccacatttttttcttaattacctTAAATCACAATCAAAAAGCAAACTTCTCATGCAGAATAAATACCCATACAAAGAACATTTAACAATTGCCATCCCTATGT
This sequence is a window from Cataglyphis hispanica isolate Lineage 1 chromosome 17, ULB_Chis1_1.0, whole genome shotgun sequence. Protein-coding genes within it:
- the LOC126855794 gene encoding thyroid adenoma-associated protein homolog — protein: MELKEKLKNMNEEDLYKLLNDLRILKQKGELDTDEKLAQQTVKWRNTLDYCALETCIRHHSEQCRLETLALLVESKKSTLRFTRMELNTILLWLQYNLCEKMEYVPFIKKALKRLKDSLAVMQRQLIQEENMRNRHKEQNSLTETYENVLALSHKTSEEIEQNIKDYTIFFINLREICVNNLYPDATYSRRRSSLQILLLAQHLLCNEFKDIKWTKKQAETIFKCLLLDTYETNKEMAYQILKPIDPMLLCLDLESQVQLIIKVALELGNSIRPIDSITAAYMLKISKLSPVLKNILCNYCNTDDNVIEAITLQLVLLLYTKLHEALALAKQNIGMAIVKCSLYGYLFCMRSLLFDCDLSVLGTDSLWQNTIVNIILLCFELNHTVSVIVNNSSPEGHLPMDLKLLNFNDNTSFPEKEIITPQMVLLCSWRTVKEVSQLFGLLASKASIQTGESINGLLTDKQIEHITKHLVLLLCETKHRGAFEQVYVGFYQICARLWRLKNPTLTVLPIHWLYDILIGITGLMPRYSKICATRRSAGVPFMIQAVLSSEPKIHANSNVSAFHSVMKILLQFSMLEDTISWQKIKCIICKNTIFSKYEHSTEPIIENSNDYNYKETNFDVTEIKTHSMNILRALFRHSQLGDMVKNYIADGLIVAFRNYDSKTWAERNAATLLFSALIIRIFGVQRTKDHINLTTDNKMTGRIFFERYPHLLPFILDELQTFVSINDTMIKSNVQAILLLLSRLYINYHSDGKNIVWKINEIVNLVSQCAKSPVHKTRELAARALVPLLTENTAYVFVKKLFLVLCTAQDTRIPANLMHGYLLQILEILTRLPSIQLIKSDVADFLNATGWILKGLEEKTNGFGCFPIATVYIDILHELYNIDKNIIESCKIEDILHRLRQHLIEKDLLRKRPGEQMYKISIIKFILCVGKNSKFLQTMHDGQSEALSIYSQLLIVPEAEIQSIAWATFFEVLKIEESHQQRMYLCACAIDALSKFEDFHKYNPKLQDAIFDFLYNCLMDIDVCHFADRHKICTLVLRIMYLNDVNNVYSQRICYLRLLAKCLVTLPQELKIVILRMEHIEDIYRKVCDSGWIGSLHKDLRSSVFEILYDLFIKDNIDSEHCHPTLDWWTMLLQLLVDDNADVRHEASKLICKIKPCNELVCIENTLLIFFQKFNKIVAKKQPEIALSALFCWSISLLGDADYEMDETDVFNKCRNYDVFEPVKISKLCFSLTKLIMQRYFIDKAVQLSPDTVRWINYRLNTDFSPLSSFEDIVRNFKNNVPTLERKLDEILDPMYKDKLLQVLAYEKYMSL